CGACCGCCAGGGCGAGGAGGGCGAGCGCCGCCAGGACGATCCCGAGGAGCAGCGGTAGCGTCCGCGCGCGGCCCCGGCCCCATTGGTGGCCGGGGCCGCGCCGCTGTCCAGGGGGAGACGCGGGGAACGCGCGGCGGCGCGGACGCGTTCTCCTGGCAGAGCGCCTGAGACGACACGGACGAAAAGGGTGTGACGGGGATGGCCGGCTGGAAGAGCATGCTGCGACAGGTCCTGCACTTCGTCAGGAGGAATCCGCACCAGGCGAGCCGAGGCGTGCACTCGGCGGGGGAGTTCGTGAAGCGGCGTACCGGCGGCAGGTACGACCGGCAGGTCGACAAGGCGACCGGGGCCGCCGTGAAGTACCTCGGCCGACAGCGGCACCACGGCCGCGGCCGCGACCACGGCGGGCCCTACCGGGGAGGACGGTGATCCGCGCCGACGGAAAAGGCGGAGCCGGTGCGTGATCACGCCGATTCGGGGCAGTAGGAGGAAAAGCAGGACCTGAACAAAGGGAGTGACCCCTCATGTCCGCCCTCAACCGAATCGTCGGAGAGGCACGGCGCCTCCTCCACACACGCTCGGCCGGTGGTTCCCCCGCCGGCGGCAGGTCCCACTCGGGCCGCCGCCCGGTGGCGCGCCGGGGCCGCGGCAACGAACTGGCCACCATCACCCGGGCCCTGCGCCGGCTCACCTCCGGCCGCGGCCGCCCGCGCCGGTTCTAGCGCATTCCGGTAGCGGGTCAACGCTCCTCGGCGGTTCCGACCGCACCGGTGCTGGAACCGCCGACCCGGGGCCCGAAGGGCCGGGATCGCCGGGAAGATGGAGGTATGCCCTCCTCCACGCGCGTGCGCCCGCCGCTCCTGCCCGTCCTCCTGGCCCGAGTCCGGGTGCCGCTCATGTGGGGCGGGGCGCTCCTGCTCGCCTTCGGCGGGCTGCTGCACCTGTCGTGGTGGGTGCGGGGTCCGGTGTTCGCCATCGGACTGCTGGTCTACCTGCGGTTGGGCCGGGTGCGCGGCGAACCGAGGACGGTCGCGCCGCCGGTGCGCGGGCGGTGGATGGCGCTGAGCAGCCCCGCCGACCACGTCCCCAGCCAGGGCATGCACGCCTACGGCCAGACCTACGCCGTCGGGCTCGTCGCCGAACCCGGCGACGGTTCCCGCCCCGATATCGGGTGGCGGCCGCTGAGCCGGGCGCCCGAGGACTTCCCCGGCTTCGGCGCGCCCGTGTACGCGCCGGTCGACGGCGTGGTGGTGCGCGCGCACGATCGGCAGCGCGACCACCGCAGCCGCACCTCCTGGCCGTGGCTGTTCGGCATGATCGCCGAGAGCGCGGTCCGGGAACTGCGCGGCCCCGCCGGTCTGCTGGGCAACCACGTGGTCATCGATCTCGGCGACGGCGCCTTCGCCGCGCTGGCCCATCTGAAGAAGGGATCGCTGCTGGTGCGCCCGGGCGACCGGGTCGCGGTCGGCGATCCCGTCGCGCGCTGCGGCAATTCGGGGAGCTCGACCGAACCCCAGGTGCGCTTCCAGCTCATGGACGCCCCGCGCGCCTGGCTCGCGGCGGGGCTGCCGTTCCGCTGGCCGGCGGAGGCGTGCGCCGACCTGTCCGACGCGGGTCTGCCCGAGGCATGGCGGCCGTTCCGGGTCTGAGGCCGCGCCCCTCGCCCACCCTCGAGGTGCCGATGCTCACCGCCCTGAACTGCGCCGATACGGTGATAGCGACAAACGGGCGAATCGGCGCGAAAGGGGTGGAACGTGGTGACGCCGTCAGGCGGGCCGTGCCGGCTCGTGGTGTGCCGGGGCTGCTGCTGCGGCACGAAGAAGAAGCGCCCCGGCGTTGACCACAAGGGCCAACTGGCGCGGTTGAGCGCCCTGGGCGACCACGAGGGCAGAGCGGTCCCGGTGCGCCTCAGCACGTGTCTGGGCATCTGCTTCAAGGCCAACGTCGTGGTGGTCCAGCCCTCCTCGGCCGGTCGCGCCGCGGGAGGGCGGCCGGTATGGCTCG
This sequence is a window from Spinactinospora alkalitolerans. Protein-coding genes within it:
- a CDS encoding antitoxin, translating into MLRQVLHFVRRNPHQASRGVHSAGEFVKRRTGGRYDRQVDKATGAAVKYLGRQRHHGRGRDHGGPYRGGR
- a CDS encoding M23 family metallopeptidase — encoded protein: MPSSTRVRPPLLPVLLARVRVPLMWGGALLLAFGGLLHLSWWVRGPVFAIGLLVYLRLGRVRGEPRTVAPPVRGRWMALSSPADHVPSQGMHAYGQTYAVGLVAEPGDGSRPDIGWRPLSRAPEDFPGFGAPVYAPVDGVVVRAHDRQRDHRSRTSWPWLFGMIAESAVRELRGPAGLLGNHVVIDLGDGAFAALAHLKKGSLLVRPGDRVAVGDPVARCGNSGSSTEPQVRFQLMDAPRAWLAAGLPFRWPAEACADLSDAGLPEAWRPFRV